One part of the Saprospiraceae bacterium genome encodes these proteins:
- a CDS encoding ABC transporter ATP-binding protein, whose translation MSKPVFKIRNLYCGYKENKPILLIRNLNIERSKLYFIIGPSGIGKSTFIEAVGLMNNTILSKASELLTYSNNVGEDFELLHIWNNGKAGIENFRKHYFSFLFQNNFLMPNFTSGENIKFTALFKSENGQNIDDDIQDLMLKVDLDSSFYDREVAQLSGGQKQRIAFIRSLIAPFEVLFADEPTGNLDPITARKMMHLLASEIKQNGQTVIIVSHDINLAMEFADVIVPIKIFIENKQSLGCIDEEFVVRKSNDSWQLSSGLQIADIENYLTDVFKVN comes from the coding sequence ATGAGCAAACCCGTTTTTAAAATAAGAAATTTATATTGTGGCTACAAGGAGAATAAGCCTATCCTTTTAATTAGGAATTTAAACATAGAGCGCTCTAAACTCTATTTTATTATTGGACCATCGGGTATTGGTAAAAGCACTTTCATTGAAGCCGTAGGACTTATGAACAATACAATATTAAGCAAGGCTTCAGAGCTATTGACCTATTCTAATAATGTAGGAGAAGATTTTGAATTGCTTCATATCTGGAATAATGGAAAAGCGGGAATTGAAAATTTCAGAAAACACTATTTCAGTTTTCTTTTTCAAAATAACTTTTTGATGCCGAATTTTACATCCGGCGAAAATATCAAATTTACCGCTCTGTTTAAAAGTGAAAACGGCCAAAATATAGATGATGACATTCAAGACTTAATGTTGAAAGTGGATTTAGATTCATCCTTTTATGATAGGGAAGTAGCGCAACTTTCCGGAGGACAGAAACAACGAATTGCCTTTATCCGATCACTCATAGCTCCTTTTGAAGTGCTTTTTGCTGATGAGCCAACAGGTAATCTCGATCCAATAACTGCCCGAAAAATGATGCATTTGCTTGCATCTGAGATTAAACAAAATGGTCAAACCGTAATTATTGTAAGCCATGATATCAATTTAGCAATGGAATTCGCGGATGTCATTGTGCCTATCAAAATATTCATAGAGAACAAACAATCTTTGGGTTGCATCGATGAAGAGTTTGTAGTTCGCAAATCCAATGATTCCTGGCAGCTTTCTTCAGGTTTACAAATAGCAGATATTGAAAATTACTTAACCGACGTATTCAAAGTCAATTAG
- a CDS encoding T9SS type A sorting domain-containing protein yields MKTILLLAGIFISSISIGQIKLYETYRYNPSCNVCNGEVIIGITGVYTPYYAYITENGLTRKGFGPFYGSSLRIHELCAKSYLLEIYDACGCYGKYSFNLSSGTLSATVTTTNANCNNPNGTITINVGNSNYYNIYYRRYDESAEKLQYLRGPNIPLGSFIPGIYYLRVIDGNGCEKSLTAEILSKSFSANTTILNASCNSNNGSILFNLSGGQLPYNIEWYGPTTGKMDSYQNSFSIFNLPGGTYTIVIRDNKGCSNALTIVIGTINTINPVFKSGISDCDGNNGSIDIMTSGANLPYTITYSGQGINGTKNVTTTSTQLTGLKPGTYKIVIIDAKGCKVESAADVLNGFPWIQLESITLDNCSSNGSVSATLWRFTSFKLYGSDGKLIDSKTGNGISSPYYKGNLMGGLYTVVIEYSGCLRTYEFEIPSNGPTTTVINQTPINCATGTGGLIELKISGGKGPYTVQYRHESEIGHKSLGNFSGSAYIPTLKEGYYFICIIDQNGCSTLIKVLASITGGPEIIQLNTKPSTCYLPNGGLVIKLTTSKLPYIIQLKGPTSLETFSFSADFQKSDLLPGDYLITFSDANNCKIQKTFHVDDESNDIVDPTKLTTLKGSGQSILIYNDLVTKGYYVWGLSFCRGNIRIDTILGEGINNIFYYGYGNSDTLVNYLNKNHYYLWSKAYDSDLKRGCSNLRYLNGPTNLPCLTSTKDSYLADNILIFPNPASDYINIELGNVLFSAVNFSLFNTTGQYFKIQSKRLNGNQLQLDISTLPKGIYFLSIKIGNEKITKRIIAM; encoded by the coding sequence ATGAAAACAATTTTATTGCTCGCTGGAATTTTTATAAGTTCTATATCTATTGGACAAATAAAATTATATGAGACATACAGGTATAATCCTTCTTGCAATGTGTGTAATGGAGAAGTTATCATAGGAATAACAGGAGTATATACGCCATACTATGCTTATATAACAGAGAATGGTTTAACTCGAAAAGGATTCGGTCCCTTCTATGGCTCTAGTCTCAGGATACATGAACTTTGTGCAAAATCATACCTCCTGGAAATTTATGACGCCTGTGGATGCTATGGCAAATATAGTTTTAATCTTAGTTCCGGAACATTAAGTGCCACTGTTACAACCACGAATGCAAATTGCAATAACCCTAATGGCACAATCACAATTAATGTAGGCAATTCAAATTATTACAATATCTATTACAGGAGATATGATGAGAGTGCTGAAAAATTGCAATATTTACGGGGTCCCAACATTCCTTTAGGATCTTTTATTCCAGGAATCTATTATTTGAGAGTAATAGATGGTAATGGTTGTGAAAAATCACTTACAGCTGAAATTTTAAGTAAATCCTTTAGTGCCAACACCACAATATTAAATGCTTCATGCAATAGTAATAATGGAAGCATTCTATTTAATTTAAGTGGGGGTCAATTACCATATAATATAGAATGGTATGGTCCAACCACAGGTAAAATGGACTCGTATCAAAATAGTTTTTCAATATTTAATTTACCGGGCGGAACATACACTATTGTAATAAGAGATAATAAAGGATGTAGTAATGCATTGACAATTGTAATTGGAACAATTAATACCATAAATCCTGTATTTAAATCTGGAATTTCAGATTGCGATGGGAATAATGGTTCTATTGACATAATGACTTCAGGAGCCAATTTGCCATATACTATTACATATTCTGGGCAGGGAATAAACGGGACAAAAAATGTGACGACTACTTCTACCCAATTAACCGGATTGAAGCCTGGAACATACAAGATAGTAATTATAGATGCCAAAGGTTGTAAGGTTGAAAGTGCTGCCGATGTTTTAAATGGTTTTCCCTGGATTCAATTAGAATCTATCACACTTGATAACTGCTCATCGAATGGTTCTGTCAGTGCAACACTTTGGCGCTTTACTTCTTTTAAATTATATGGATCCGATGGAAAATTAATAGATTCCAAAACGGGCAATGGAATTTCTTCTCCGTATTATAAAGGAAATCTCATGGGTGGCTTGTATACCGTGGTTATTGAATATAGTGGTTGCTTAAGAACATATGAATTTGAAATACCATCGAATGGACCTACAACCACAGTTATCAATCAAACTCCAATAAATTGCGCAACAGGAACAGGTGGACTTATTGAATTAAAAATTTCAGGAGGCAAAGGTCCTTATACGGTACAATACAGACATGAAAGTGAAATAGGTCATAAGTCCTTAGGCAATTTTTCTGGATCCGCATATATTCCAACTTTAAAAGAAGGGTATTACTTTATTTGTATCATTGATCAAAATGGCTGCTCCACTTTGATCAAAGTTCTAGCTAGCATCACCGGAGGACCAGAAATCATCCAACTTAATACTAAACCATCAACCTGTTACTTACCCAATGGGGGCCTTGTTATAAAGTTAACTACTTCAAAATTGCCTTATATTATACAATTGAAAGGTCCAACGTCATTAGAAACATTCAGTTTTAGTGCTGATTTTCAAAAAAGTGACTTGCTTCCGGGTGATTATTTAATTACATTTTCCGATGCAAATAATTGCAAAATTCAAAAGACTTTTCATGTGGATGACGAATCAAATGATATAGTTGATCCAACTAAATTGACTACTTTAAAAGGCTCGGGACAATCCATTTTAATTTACAACGACCTTGTTACAAAAGGATATTATGTGTGGGGTCTAAGTTTTTGCAGAGGCAATATTCGAATCGACACTATACTTGGAGAAGGAATCAATAATATATTTTATTATGGCTATGGCAATTCCGACACACTTGTAAACTACCTGAATAAAAATCATTACTACCTGTGGTCCAAGGCATATGATAGTGATCTTAAAAGAGGATGCAGCAATTTACGGTATTTAAATGGTCCGACAAACCTACCTTGTCTGACTTCAACTAAAGACAGCTACTTAGCAGATAATATATTAATTTTTCCAAATCCTGCATCAGATTATATTAATATTGAATTAGGCAATGTTCTCTTTAGTGCTGTAAATTTTAGTTTATTTAATACCACTGGACAGTATTTTAAGATTCAATCAAAAAGATTAAATGGCAATCAATTGCAACTTGACATCTCCACTTTGCCTAAAGGCATTTATTTTTTAAGTATAAAAATTGGTAATGAGAAAATAACTAAACGGATTATTGCAATGTGA
- a CDS encoding DUF2779 domain-containing protein, translated as MHDLVSKSDFKKYLKCEQYFWFYKNHPDVLVEKQMSDFEKALSEQGKMVEQKFYEMFPNAHVLTLKNLDAVAETLKFDNKEEFYLGQAAFIAGGFFAQSDLVHFKEDKHIDIYEIKSSSSSQDSDSEDVEQAPNKEDHLNDLCFQYLVITLAGYQVDRLFLVELNKTYVKSGELDLPSLFNISDVTKDISSISENIKQRMLSALSKSTKKLQPVTCDCKYKARKNQCPALPYLHPEMIGYTVHDLSRIGASKKRLVEFIEKEIIRIEDVPANWDLTDTHRDQIYSWNRNEEIIHRAEIEDVLQKLEYPLYFLDYETYSSAIPNYDGTKPFQQIPFQYSLHIIEEPNSELVHREYIHLDQTNPMEYLSRQLRSDIGDSGSVVVWNKKFEGMCNKGLAEAVQNLTPFLLGINERFFDLMEIFSKRMYVHKDFKGSSSIKKVLPVLVPELSYKDLPIADGGTATTAWKNLVFGSNLDMKKEKIISDLLTYCKLDTLAMVEIFKAICNKIGKSFGKFPRLKEM; from the coding sequence ATGCATGATTTAGTTTCGAAATCCGATTTCAAAAAATACCTGAAATGTGAACAATATTTCTGGTTCTATAAAAATCATCCGGATGTTTTGGTTGAAAAACAAATGAGTGATTTCGAAAAAGCATTATCCGAACAGGGAAAAATGGTAGAGCAAAAATTCTATGAGATGTTTCCCAATGCACATGTATTAACTTTAAAAAATCTTGATGCAGTTGCGGAAACCTTGAAATTCGATAATAAAGAAGAATTTTATTTAGGTCAAGCTGCTTTTATAGCCGGAGGGTTTTTTGCTCAGTCTGATCTGGTACATTTTAAAGAAGATAAGCACATTGATATTTATGAGATTAAATCCAGTTCATCCAGTCAGGATTCAGATTCCGAAGATGTCGAACAAGCTCCTAACAAGGAAGATCATCTAAATGATCTTTGCTTTCAATATTTGGTCATTACATTGGCTGGATATCAGGTTGATAGATTATTTCTGGTAGAATTGAATAAAACCTATGTCAAGTCAGGTGAATTAGATCTTCCAAGTCTTTTTAATATTTCTGATGTCACCAAAGATATTTCATCTATAAGTGAAAACATTAAACAAAGAATGTTATCGGCTTTATCAAAATCAACGAAGAAATTACAACCTGTCACCTGCGATTGTAAGTATAAAGCAAGGAAAAACCAATGCCCTGCTCTCCCATATTTACATCCTGAAATGATTGGATATACTGTGCATGATTTATCAAGGATCGGTGCCAGTAAAAAGAGGCTCGTAGAATTTATTGAAAAAGAAATAATAAGAATAGAAGATGTACCAGCAAATTGGGATCTCACTGACACGCATCGGGATCAGATATATAGTTGGAATCGGAATGAAGAAATCATTCATAGAGCTGAAATAGAAGATGTCTTGCAAAAACTTGAATATCCATTATATTTTCTTGACTATGAAACATATTCATCAGCAATTCCGAATTACGATGGGACAAAACCATTTCAACAAATTCCATTTCAATATTCGCTACACATAATAGAAGAACCCAATAGTGAACTTGTACATCGCGAATACATTCACCTGGACCAAACAAATCCAATGGAGTATCTCAGCCGTCAATTGAGATCAGATATAGGAGATTCCGGAAGTGTGGTCGTATGGAATAAAAAATTTGAAGGCATGTGCAATAAAGGACTTGCTGAAGCTGTCCAAAATTTAACTCCTTTTTTACTTGGCATAAATGAGCGGTTTTTCGATCTGATGGAAATATTTTCCAAAAGGATGTATGTTCATAAGGATTTCAAGGGTAGCAGTTCCATAAAGAAAGTTCTGCCGGTATTGGTCCCAGAGCTTTCTTATAAAGATTTGCCCATTGCTGATGGAGGAACTGCAACAACTGCCTGGAAGAATTTGGTATTTGGAAGCAATCTAGATATGAAAAAAGAAAAGATTATATCAGATTTACTTACATATTGCAAGCTTGATACTTTGGCGATGGTTGAGATTTTTAAAGCGATATGTAATAAAATTGGAAAATCTTTTGGAAAATTTCCACGATTAAAAGAAATGTGA
- a CDS encoding T9SS type A sorting domain-containing protein, which produces MKRHILIMSMLFITGNLIVAQAIRGIDVSHYQGTIDWKKVHDGAGIVFAFAKATEGITNSLNDDFFTKNMINGINAGVVMGAYHIARPTINSAEDEANHFLSVAACFIGPGQLPPVLDLEPDYIDPLTKSALSAWILIWVTTVQNATGIAPIIYTTSFYAANRINITLNSYKLWIATYPSNPIIPPSNLGVWSNWTFNQYSADIAMISGIITPVDLDVFNGSINDLNNLIGVHPNPHSFDLKWANSIGGINNDEAKSILIDKNGDYYLAGKFSGSVDFDPGPGNTILNSNGSIFIAKYANNGDFIWVKQLETNYIGGFGWPHGYPGKVCMAIDNNSNLLITGVYSGATDFDPGPEKFKLTASTDNAFILKLDPGGNFIWVKVFNSIGSNEIKSLAIDSDNNVYTVGTFRQKTDLDPGLGTFDTNVGSSMFIDKLNESGNFVWAKAYNLGFPEFDYSIKIDLSNNPIISGSFTNKFSCFNCGLEGTLVSLGFYDIFVAKYNSAGTILWAKSFPSNENIQNTAFNYDNSIEIDKSGNVYIIGNYFTPTDFDPGPGQYYLDPFDLFNLFFNTFLVKLDPLGKFVCAKRVLSGSGGYINDIKIKNDFLYITGVYNSNTPMNTVDFDPGPNKYYLNSELDYCFECDNYDVYITKLDLNGNFVDAQNFGSKTRDISSELAIDEKNNLFITGAYSSSISNHINGSKLELSSKGLYDTYVLKFGQDLNAIPKVNSLICTNVIKGHQGIQENKTIYEDHTPNANNEPIKICADGSTATYFKINVASDPQNFSFQILKKNGNIANSTDADTIGLLGTAYLINNGNDVEISYTAPKYMEGEGIHRTLTLQVTYKGIAINNINFPLHIYRAPVMFVHGIWGDKMSFPKESAVSFGGVIGSYFPTGGIIKYLTTSEKLYPYYPKILSDIEERAPLFWFVDYSNVNDASGKFNEYQNVIYGDMSVFLNKLRLNKFSCSKIDLMCHSMGGIVARLFLQDPRYKNNNNIHKFITLDSPHNGTQSSNFLLSPVGKTVKDYFNDHDMPCDNGAVEDLSANSCAMQLLNAAGQLQYFKERKVPTNVIICKETPKDCESLATCGFSEHFIVAKSTKAYNKYYKTNLSKVEFVLKMFDNDNSDLVVPIKSQKNGLSKSSEFENLTHTDIRVSPSDEALKHLKKLLNANNNDATLFSIDGFSPSKLNSVFGEECNLRGLPPSIENNLLYKLEIVVLNQGDIQSDDTLKIKVIGSLNLDEIELTCGSSKYPIFYNNSTNLDTAIFNIPLSGLVDGSVIIMAQGFDSTAYVIEKHIFINVLPTSTLELIKADKDTFLIDHENGGKVYVMGFYNDSTSRNLYTRNGLVFCISDPSIIDIDSNLIITPLKVGSTDVIFKYKDKKDTINVNVLNISDIHPSTFLTENYSICSNSIISFKNLTNGNPISFYWSFPGGFPSTSTLKDPIIKYSASGNYKVSLITSFSTGSDTLIVDSLITVNLKPIVNFNQPNVNAPTISGPCTAILDAGNPGSTYLWSTGETTQYITVNISGSYIVTVTNENGCSSIGDVFANIADKVKPVVKTKNITVYLNDNNSKVTITPEMIDNGSSDNCGMKSIVVNPNMFECKNVGSNTVYLTVTDNNGNTSSASALVNVIDSQFPRITCPADKQGITKPGACSIPSSSTPLGSPTGLIDNCGIKYPVTNNAPANYSVGITNVIWTVSDVNGNKSTCIQQVTVLPFTCGKPSQVLVSEITKSSAKIKWIAGTCGTQHQLNIRQEIITGIYGAWSAWISASGPGLQHVFTNLVSNKNYQFQLRGLCGTVYSGNVIGTFKTKQNLKDDESQNRSADGKDRADNSNESIAKIEIIPNPARDYTTLLIQGFEKQSKEVTMLDFSGKLVFNITVNATDNQLELDLNKLSVHSGIYLIRVSDNQKQKTEQLMIER; this is translated from the coding sequence ATGAAAAGACATATTCTCATAATGTCAATGCTATTTATCACGGGCAATTTAATCGTTGCACAAGCAATACGTGGTATAGATGTCTCCCACTATCAAGGTACAATAGATTGGAAGAAGGTTCATGATGGAGCAGGTATAGTCTTTGCTTTTGCGAAGGCAACAGAGGGTATAACTAATTCTTTAAACGATGATTTTTTTACTAAAAACATGATAAATGGAATTAATGCAGGAGTGGTAATGGGGGCATATCATATAGCTAGACCGACCATTAATTCAGCAGAGGATGAAGCCAACCACTTTTTAAGTGTCGCAGCTTGTTTCATTGGGCCTGGTCAATTACCTCCGGTATTGGACCTAGAACCAGACTATATAGATCCACTAACTAAATCAGCTTTGTCTGCCTGGATACTTATATGGGTGACAACAGTGCAAAATGCAACTGGAATAGCACCTATTATATATACTACTAGTTTTTATGCAGCTAACCGAATAAATATAACGTTAAATTCTTATAAACTTTGGATTGCTACTTATCCTAGTAACCCAATTATTCCACCATCCAATCTTGGTGTCTGGTCAAATTGGACATTTAATCAATATTCAGCAGATATCGCCATGATCTCAGGTATCATTACGCCTGTCGATTTAGATGTTTTTAATGGGTCAATTAATGACTTAAATAATTTGATTGGAGTACACCCCAATCCTCATTCATTTGATCTTAAATGGGCAAATAGTATCGGAGGAATTAATAATGACGAAGCAAAATCAATATTAATAGATAAAAATGGAGATTATTATCTAGCTGGTAAGTTTAGTGGATCAGTTGATTTTGATCCGGGACCTGGAAATACAATACTAAATTCAAATGGCTCAATATTCATAGCTAAATATGCGAACAATGGAGATTTTATATGGGTAAAACAATTAGAAACAAATTATATAGGTGGATTTGGTTGGCCACATGGATATCCTGGAAAGGTCTGTATGGCAATAGATAATAATTCAAATTTATTAATTACCGGTGTTTATTCTGGAGCAACTGATTTCGATCCTGGTCCTGAAAAATTTAAACTAACAGCTTCAACTGATAACGCATTCATTTTAAAACTTGATCCAGGTGGCAATTTTATATGGGTTAAGGTATTTAATTCAATAGGATCAAATGAAATCAAATCCTTGGCAATAGATTCGGATAATAATGTTTATACAGTTGGAACATTTAGGCAAAAAACCGATCTCGATCCTGGATTAGGTACTTTTGATACAAATGTAGGATCTAGCATGTTTATTGATAAATTAAATGAATCTGGTAATTTTGTATGGGCAAAGGCATACAATTTAGGTTTCCCAGAATTTGATTATTCTATCAAAATTGATTTATCTAATAATCCAATTATTTCTGGCTCATTTACAAATAAATTTTCATGTTTTAATTGTGGCCTAGAAGGTACTTTGGTGTCACTAGGGTTTTATGATATTTTTGTAGCAAAATATAATAGTGCAGGTACTATATTATGGGCGAAATCATTCCCATCTAATGAAAACATACAGAATACCGCTTTTAATTATGACAATTCAATTGAAATTGACAAAAGTGGTAATGTTTATATCATAGGTAATTATTTTACTCCAACAGACTTTGATCCAGGACCAGGTCAGTATTATTTAGATCCATTTGACTTATTTAATCTTTTCTTTAATACTTTCTTAGTCAAACTAGATCCACTCGGAAAGTTTGTATGTGCAAAAAGAGTATTAAGTGGGTCTGGTGGCTATATAAATGATATAAAAATTAAAAATGATTTTCTGTATATAACAGGTGTATATAATAGTAATACACCTATGAATACAGTTGATTTTGATCCGGGGCCTAATAAATATTATTTAAATTCGGAATTAGATTACTGTTTTGAATGCGATAATTATGATGTTTACATCACAAAATTAGATCTTAATGGCAATTTTGTAGATGCACAAAACTTTGGAAGTAAAACTCGAGATATTTCAAGTGAGCTTGCAATTGATGAAAAAAACAATTTATTTATAACTGGTGCTTATTCAAGCTCAATTAGTAATCATATAAACGGTTCTAAACTCGAACTTTCATCAAAAGGTCTATATGATACTTATGTATTAAAGTTTGGCCAAGATTTAAACGCAATACCTAAAGTTAATTCTTTAATTTGTACAAATGTTATTAAAGGTCATCAAGGCATTCAGGAAAATAAAACGATATACGAAGATCATACACCAAATGCAAACAATGAACCAATAAAAATTTGCGCTGACGGTTCAACCGCCACGTATTTCAAAATCAATGTAGCTTCTGATCCTCAAAATTTCAGTTTTCAAATTCTTAAAAAGAATGGAAATATAGCTAATTCGACAGATGCAGATACTATTGGTTTGCTTGGTACTGCCTATTTAATTAACAATGGTAATGATGTTGAAATCTCATATACTGCTCCAAAATATATGGAAGGTGAAGGAATTCATAGGACTCTTACTTTGCAAGTAACTTATAAAGGCATTGCAATTAATAACATTAATTTTCCCTTGCATATTTATAGAGCACCAGTCATGTTTGTGCATGGTATCTGGGGAGACAAAATGTCATTTCCTAAGGAGTCAGCGGTGTCATTTGGGGGGGTAATAGGTTCATATTTCCCAACTGGAGGCATAATCAAATATTTAACTACAAGCGAGAAATTGTATCCATATTATCCCAAAATTCTTAGTGATATTGAGGAGAGAGCACCTTTGTTTTGGTTTGTTGACTATTCCAATGTAAATGACGCATCTGGTAAGTTCAATGAGTATCAAAATGTAATTTATGGAGATATGAGTGTATTTTTAAATAAATTAAGACTAAATAAATTTTCTTGTTCAAAAATTGATTTGATGTGTCATTCAATGGGCGGAATAGTAGCGAGATTATTTCTACAAGACCCAAGGTATAAAAACAATAATAATATTCATAAATTTATAACTCTTGATTCCCCACACAATGGAACTCAATCTTCAAATTTCCTTTTATCACCTGTTGGAAAAACTGTTAAAGATTATTTTAACGATCATGATATGCCTTGTGATAATGGGGCAGTTGAAGATTTAAGCGCTAATAGTTGTGCGATGCAATTATTAAATGCAGCTGGACAACTTCAATATTTTAAAGAAAGGAAAGTGCCTACAAATGTGATTATATGCAAAGAAACGCCCAAGGATTGTGAATCTTTAGCAACTTGTGGCTTCAGTGAACATTTTATTGTAGCCAAATCAACAAAAGCATACAATAAATATTACAAGACTAACTTATCTAAAGTTGAATTTGTTTTAAAAATGTTTGACAATGATAACAGTGATTTAGTTGTACCTATTAAATCGCAAAAGAATGGTTTATCAAAGTCAAGTGAATTTGAAAATTTAACGCATACTGACATAAGAGTTAGTCCTTCTGATGAAGCATTAAAACACTTAAAAAAACTATTAAATGCAAATAATAATGATGCCACCCTTTTTAGTATAGATGGATTCAGTCCAAGTAAATTAAATTCTGTTTTTGGTGAGGAATGCAATTTAAGAGGGTTGCCACCATCAATTGAAAACAATCTGCTTTATAAGCTTGAAATTGTTGTATTAAATCAAGGTGATATACAGAGCGATGATACGCTTAAAATAAAAGTTATTGGGTCACTGAATTTAGATGAAATTGAATTAACCTGCGGAAGCTCTAAATACCCAATTTTTTATAATAATTCAACTAATTTGGATACAGCAATATTCAATATACCCCTTTCTGGCTTAGTTGATGGTTCAGTTATTATAATGGCGCAAGGATTTGATTCGACAGCATACGTAATTGAGAAACACATATTTATTAATGTTTTACCTACATCAACTCTCGAGTTAATAAAAGCAGATAAAGATACTTTTTTAATAGATCATGAAAATGGAGGAAAAGTTTACGTCATGGGCTTTTACAACGATAGTACTTCTAGAAATCTATATACTAGAAATGGATTAGTTTTTTGTATTTCGGATCCAAGTATAATTGATATAGATTCAAATTTAATAATTACTCCATTGAAAGTGGGATCAACAGATGTCATATTCAAATACAAAGACAAGAAGGACACTATAAATGTGAATGTATTAAATATTTCAGACATACATCCATCAACTTTTCTAACTGAAAATTACTCAATTTGTTCTAATAGTATTATTTCATTCAAAAATTTAACCAATGGTAATCCTATTTCATTCTATTGGTCATTTCCTGGCGGATTTCCTTCAACTTCTACATTAAAAGACCCAATTATAAAATATTCTGCTTCTGGAAATTATAAAGTATCTTTAATTACGAGTTTTAGCACTGGAAGTGATACCTTAATTGTTGACAGTCTAATAACCGTAAATTTAAAACCCATAGTCAATTTCAACCAACCCAATGTAAACGCTCCAACAATTAGCGGTCCTTGCACTGCTATTCTCGATGCTGGTAATCCTGGTTCAACATATTTATGGAGTACTGGTGAAACAACCCAATACATCACAGTCAATATATCCGGATCTTATATAGTTACTGTAACAAATGAAAATGGATGTTCAAGCATAGGAGACGTTTTTGCAAACATCGCAGACAAAGTAAAACCTGTTGTAAAAACAAAAAATATAACGGTTTACCTCAATGATAATAATTCTAAAGTCACTATAACACCAGAAATGATTGACAATGGATCAAGCGACAATTGTGGAATGAAGTCAATTGTAGTGAATCCAAATATGTTTGAGTGTAAAAATGTCGGTTCAAATACAGTCTATCTTACTGTGACTGATAATAATGGTAATACAAGTTCTGCAAGTGCATTAGTGAATGTAATTGATTCTCAATTTCCAAGGATAACTTGTCCTGCAGATAAGCAGGGTATTACAAAACCGGGAGCTTGTTCAATACCTTCCAGTTCTACTCCTCTTGGTAGTCCTACGGGATTAATTGATAATTGTGGTATAAAATATCCTGTAACTAATAATGCACCGGCTAATTATTCTGTGGGAATTACAAATGTAATCTGGACTGTATCAGATGTCAATGGCAATAAATCAACTTGCATACAACAAGTAACCGTATTACCATTCACTTGTGGTAAACCAAGTCAAGTGTTAGTATCAGAAATTACAAAGAGCTCTGCTAAGATTAAATGGATAGCTGGCACTTGTGGGACTCAACATCAATTAAATATTCGTCAGGAGATTATAACTGGTATTTATGGAGCATGGAGTGCATGGATAAGCGCAAGTGGTCCCGGATTACAACATGTATTTACTAATTTAGTATCTAACAAGAATTATCAATTTCAATTAAGAGGACTTTGTGGTACAGTTTATTCGGGTAATGTCATCGGTACTTTTAAAACAAAGCAAAACTTGAAGGATGATGAATCACAAAACAGAAGTGCAGATGGTAAGGATCGCGCTGATAATTCAAATGAATCAATAGCAAAAATAGAGATCATACCAAATCCTGCAAGAGACTATACTACACTTTTGATTCAGGGTTTTGAAAAGCAATCTAAAGAAGTGACTATGCTTGATTTTAGTGGTAAACTGGTATTTAATATCACTGTCAATGCTACAGACAATCAATTGGAATTGGATCTGAATAAATTATCAGTGCATTCTGGAATTTATTTGATCAGAGTTTCAGATAATCAAAAGCAAAAGACAGAGCAATTGATGATTGAGAGGTAG